The Penicillium oxalicum strain HP7-1 chromosome VI, whole genome shotgun sequence genome window below encodes:
- a CDS encoding DNA ligase 1, with translation MAEDKSRKQATLGYVRDSQMNIECVNETTPWALADAETLSDLIFEESTDCNVCIGHYRKFFGSNAGGNQAPKKQTTLSFGGRKPKPSVNPEEGNDENTAQPIPKAEPDDVEPNNNLKRENNEEAEDSDASDVQPVTKRRRKTTQARSPSVKRTSSSPRQSSANSSAENLAPASPSSIKSEATSPTPAVQKASGEDNAESPSDSDISEELASASEAEEDSKPIVKKAVAKVQATLKATGKDPYPDWKAGDPVPYAALCTTFSLVEMTTKRLIIMAHCSLFLQQVLRLTPNDLLPTIQLMINKLAADYAGIELGIGESLIMKAIGESTGRSLQVIKADQHEIGDLGLVAAKSRGNQPTMFKPKPLTVRGVHEGLLSIAKVQGHGSQDKKISGIKKLLSAADSATSGKGSKGVDITKDKGGPSEAKFIVRFLEGKLRLGLAERTVLVSLAQAIVTHEAAVAGEKPPTPERVAEGEAVLKSVYSELPSYEVIIPAMLEHGLFNLPKVCKLQPGVPLKPMLAKPTKSITEVLDRFEGKEFTCEYKYDGERAQIHFVAPDHVHKYPGSAVTLQKDQKGLSAIFSRNSEDLSKKYPDVLGKLDKWVKEDVKSFVLDCETVAWDTVSKKVLPFQQLMTRKRKDVKAEDVKVKVCVFAFDLLFFNGEPCVKRSLRERREILHQSFQPIEGEFQFAQFGNTSVIDEIQDLLDESVKASCEGLMVKMLDTTESGYEPSKRSRNWLKVKKDYLAGVGDSLDLVVLGAYYGRGKRTSVFGAFLLAAYNPNTDTYETICNIGTGFSEARLEELHKELTTLVIDRPKPFYSHSIVPKDQPDVWFEPRLVWEVKTADLTLSPRYKAAADEFEGTGGGGKGISLRFPRFIKPREDKKPEQATTTRAVAEMYRKQEAVAQENAGKRGVDDDFEY, from the exons ATGGCAGAGGATAAGAGTCGGAAGCAGGCTACATTGGGGTATGTGCGCGATTCCCAAATGAACATCGAGTGTGTGAACGAAACCACGCCATGGGCTCTAGCGGATGCTGAGACCTTGTCTGATCTGATTTTTGAGGAATCAACTGACTGTAATGTTTGCATTGGCCATTATAGGAAGTTTTTTGGTTCGAATGCCGGAGGCAATCAAGCTCCCAAGAAGCAAACGACGCTCTCTTTTGGAGGTCGCAAACCTAAGCCTTCTGTCAATCCTGAAGAAGGAAACGATGAGAACACAGCACAACCTATACCGAAAGCTGAGCCGGATGATGTCGAACCGAACAACAACctcaaaagagaaaataacgaggaagccgaggacAGTGACGCATCTGATGTCCAGCCGGTAACGAAACGTCGGCGAAAGACTACACAAGCACGATCTCCTTCTGTAAAGAGGACCTCGTCGTCTCCCCGCCAATCGTCGGCAAATTCTTCCGCCGAGAATCTTGCTCCCGCCTCTCCAAGTTCAATCAAATCGGAAGCTACATCTCCGACGCCTGCGGTTCAAAAAGCCTCCGGTGAAGATAACGCGGAATCACCATCTGACTCGGACATCAGCGAGGAGCTCGCATCAGCAAGTGAAGCGGAGGAAGACTCCAAACCTATCGTCAAAAAGGCCGTGGCAAAAGTGCAGGCCACTTTAAAGGCCACTGGCAAGGACCCATACCCAGATTGGAAAGCAGGGGATCCAGTACCCTATGCGGCTCTGTGTACCACTTTCTCATTGGTGGAAATGACGACGAAACGATTGATCATTATGGCTCATTGCTCTCTTTTCCTGCAGCAGGTTCTGCGCTTAACCCCGAATGACCTCCTTCCTACAATTCAGCTTATGATCAACAAGCTCGCAGCTGACTATGCGGGGATTGAGCTTGGCATCGGAGAGTCATTGATCATGAAAGCTATTGGCGAGAGCACGGGTCGCAGCCTGCAGGTAATCAAGGCAGACCAGCATGAGATTGGTGATCTGGGCCTTGTGGCAGCCAAAAGCCGTGGTAATCAACCTACCATGTTCAAGCCAAAGCCTTTGACAGTCAGGGGCGTTCATGAAGGACTCCTCAGTATTGCCAAAGTCCAAGGCCACGGGTCGCAGGACAAAAAGATCTCTGGCATCAAGAAATTGTTGTCCGCAGCCGATTCTGCCACCTCTGGCAAAGGCAGCAAAGGGGTGGATATCACCAAGGACAAGGGTGGCCCCAGCGAGGCAAAGTTCATTGTTCGTTTCTTGGAAGGAAAGCTCCGACTTGGCCTCGCTGAAAGGACGGTCCTTGTCTCGTTGGCACAGGCTATTGTCACCCACGAGGCAGCCGTTGCTGGTGAAAAGCCTCCGACTCCCGAGCGGGTGGCTGAGGGCGAGGCGGTTCTCAAGTCAGTCTACAGTGAGCTGCCGTCCTACGAAGTGATCATCCCGGCCATGTTAGAGCACGGTCTCTTCAACCTCCCCAAGGTCTGCAAGCTTCAGCCTGGCGTTCCTCTGAAGCCTATGCTCGCCAAGCCGACTAAATCCATTACTGAAGTTCTCGATCGGTTTGAAGGGAAAGAGTTCACCTGTGAGTACAAGTATGATGGGGAACGCGCACAGATCCATTTTGTTGCGCCCGACCACGTGCACAAGTACCCAGGATCGGCAGTCACGTTACAGAAGGATCAGAAGGGTCTCAGTGCGATCTTCTCGCGCAACTCCGAAGACCTGTCCAAAAAGTATCCCGACGTTCTTGGCAAACTTGATAAATGGGTCAAAGAAGACGTTAAGAGCTTCGTTCTCGATTGCGAGACTGTCGCTTGGGACACGGTCAGTAAGAAGGTTCTCCCATTCCAGCAACTGATGACACGCAAGCGCAAGGATGTGAAGGCGGAAGACGTCAAGGTCAAAGTGTGTGTCTTTGCTTTTGACCTGCTATTCTTCAACGGAGAG cccTGCGTCAAGAGATCGCTCCGTGAACGTCGAGAAATCTTGCACCAGTCTTTCCAACCCATCGAGGGCGAGTTCCAGTTTGCCCAATTCGGGAATACAAGTGTCATCGACGAGATCCAAGACTTGCTGGATGAAAGTGTCAAAGCCTCTTGTGAAGGTCTGATGGTTAAGATGCTGGATACTACTGAGAGTGGTTACGAGCCCAGCAAGCGCAGCCGCAACTGGCTCAAG GTCAAGAAAGACTACCTTGCCGGTGTGGGTGACTCTCTCGATCTGGTTGTTCTGGGTGCTTACTACGGACGAGGCAAACGTACCTCCGTCTTTGGCGCTTTCCTGCTCGCTGCCTACAACCCCAACACCGATACCTATGAGACTATTTGCAACATCGGCACAGGCTTCTCCGAAGCTCGTCTGGAGGAGCTGCATAAGGAGCTGACCACCTTGGTCATTGACCGACCCAAGCCGTTCTACTCTCATTCCATTGTTCCCAAGGACCAACCCGACGTCTGGTTTGAGCCTCGTCTGGTCTGGGAGGTCAAGACCGCCGATTTGACCCTCAGTCCTCGCTATAAAGCTGCAGCGGATGAATTTGAGGGCACTGGCGGCGGCGGAAAGGGTATCTCTCTTCGCTTCCCCCGCTTCATCAAACCCCGCGAGGACAAGAAACCGGAACAGGCGACCACCACCCGTGCGGTGGCCGAGATGTACCGGAAGCAAGAGGCGGTGGCGCAGGAGAACGCGGGCAAGCGCGGTGTAGATGATGATTTTGAGTACTGA
- a CDS encoding Dipeptidyl-peptidase 5, translating to MMRSLQWAAFGLGAVSGVKAMTPEELIAAPRRSEAVPNPSGKLALFSASEYSWETHKTSSAWKLMDLDTRKIRVLTNDSNVSELIWMGTDDSSLLYINGTNAEIPGGVELWVSKVDSFEESRYKAGSLPAPFSGLKTAMTAEGDFNFLVYAESYPNGTAYNAELATTPRSTARIYDSIYVRHWDTWLTTRFNAIFSGSLKKNNDKWALSSGDCAEPLKNLVAGVKNLESPYPPFGDSSDYDLSSDGKMVAFKSKAPELPRANFTASYIYLVPHDGSQKPMAINGPDSPGTPKGIKGDSSSPAFSPDGRHVAYLQMEDISYESDRRVLYVHKVGSEETNRAVAKDWDRSPDAVQWTPDGKTFVVRSEDKARSRLFALPADAGDDYVPRNFTDNGSAGGYHRMPNGDYLVSGSAIWTSWRVLTANPEHGVVSTLASANEMDAGLKGLGPDDLDEFYFEGNWTKIHAWMVFPTNFDKTKKYPLAFLIHGGPQGAWADSWSTRWNPKVWADQGYVVVAPNPTGSTGFGQDLTDTIANNWGSYPYEDLVKGWEYVRDNFDFVDTDNGIAAGASYGGFMINWIQGSPLGRKFKALVTHDGTFVADAKISTEELWFMQREFNGTFWDARENYRRWDPSASERILQFSTPTLVIHNANDFRLSEAEGLSLFNVLQERGVPSRFLSFPDENHWVTKKENSLVWHQQVLGWINKYSGVEKSNPNAISLNDTVIPVVDYNP from the exons ATGATGCGCTCTCTCCAATGGGCGGCTTTCGGACTCGGCGCCGTGTCGGGCGTCAAGGCAATGACACCAGA AGAACTCATTGCTGCGCCACGGCGAAGTGAAGCTGTGCCCAATCCGTCTGGA AAACTGGCCTTGTTCTCCGCCTCCGAGTACTCCTGGGAAACACACAAGACTTCCTCGGCGTGGAAGTTGATGGATCTTGACACACGGAAGATCAGGGTGCTCACCAACGACAGCAACGTCTCTGAGCTGATCTGGATGGGCACCGATGACTCGAGCTTGCTGTACATCAATGGCACCAATGCCGAGATTCCCGGAGGCGTGGAATTGTGGGTTTCCAAAGTGGACAGCTTCGAAGAATC CCGGTACAAGGCAGGCTCCCTGCCTGCACCATTCTCGGGCCTCAAGACGGCCATGACGGCCGAGGGAGACTTCAACTTCCTCGTCTATGCCGAATCTTATCCGAACGGGACTGCGTACAATGCGGAGCTTGCAACTACTCCCCGGAGTACCGCTCGTATCTACGACAGCATCTATGTGCGTCACTGGGATACTTGGTTGACTACCAGATTCAATGCGATCTTCTCCGGCTCTCTGAAGAAGAATAATGACAAGTGGGCTCTTTCTTCTGGGGACTGCGCTGAGCCTCTCAAGAATCTTGTTGCGGGGGTGAAGAACCTCGAATCGCCGTACCCTCCATTCGGTGATTCCTCCGACTATGATCTTTCCAGCGATGGTAAGATGGTCGCCTTCAAGAGCAAGGCACCGGAACTGCCCCGGGCCAACTTCACTGCTTCGTACATCTACCTTGTTCCCCACGATGGCTCTCAGAAGCCCATGGCAATCAACGGCCCTGACAGCCCCGGCACTCCTAAGGGCATCAAGGGTGACTCGAGCAGCCCTGCCTTCTCGCCCGATGGTCGCCACGTGGCCTACCTACAGATGGAGGACATCTCCTACGAGTCCGACCGACGCGTTTTGTACGTGCACAAGGTGGGCTCCGAGGAGACCAACCGGGCCGTGGCCAAGGACTGGGATCGCTCTCCCGATGCCGTCCAGTGGACTCCCGACGGCAAGACCTTCGTTGTCCGATCCGAAGATAAGGCACGATCGCGTTTGTTTGCTCTTCCCGCCGATGCTGGTGACGACTACGTGCCACGCAACTTCACGGACAATGGCTCTGCTGGTGGCTACCACCGCATGCCCAATGGCGATTACCTGGTCTCCGGCTCCGCTATCTGGACGAGCTGGAGAGTCCTCACTGCAAACCCCGAGCACGGTGTTGTCTCCACTTTGGCCTCTGCCAATGAGATGGACGCCGGACTGAAGGGACTGGGGCCGGATGACCTGGATGAGTTCTACTTTGAAGGAAACTGGACTAAA ATCCACGCCTGGATGGTATTCCCTACCAACTTTGATAAGACGAAGAAATATCCCCTGGCCTTCCTTATCCACGGCGGACCTCAGGGCGCATGGGCCGACTCCTGGAGCACTCGTTGGAACCCCAAGGTCTGGGCTGACCAGGGCTATGTGGTGGTTGCACCCAACCCCACTGGTAGCACTGGCTTTGGACAGGACTTGACCGATACTATTGCCAACAACTGGG GCAGCTATCCTTACGAAGACCTTGTGAAGGGATGGGAATACGTCCGAGATAACTTTGACTTTGTCGATACCGACAACGGCATTGCTGCCGGTGCTAGCTACGGTGGCTTTATGATCAACTGGATTCAGGGCAGTCCTCTGGGCCGCAAGTTCAAGGCTCTTGTCACCCACGATGGAACATTTGTGGCGGATGCCAAGATCTCTACTGAAGAACTTTGGTTCATGCAACGCGAG TTTAACGGCACATTCTGGGACGCTCGGGAGAACTACCGTCGCTGGGATCCTTCTGCGTCGGAGCGCATCCTGCAATTCAGCACCCCCACTTTGGTCATTCACAACGCCAACGACTTCCGCCTGTCGGAGGCTGAAGGACTCAGCCTTTTCAACGTTCTTCAGGAACGGGGTGTCCCGAGCCGCTTCTTGAGCTTTCCAGATGAGAACCACTG GGtgaccaagaaggagaacaGTCTGGTGTGGCACCAGCAAGTGCTCGGCTGGATTAACAAGTACTCCGGTGTCGAGAAGAGCAACCCCAACGCCATCAGCTTGAATGACACCGTGATCCCGGTAGTTGACTATAACCCCTAA